A window of Zingiber officinale cultivar Zhangliang chromosome 5A, Zo_v1.1, whole genome shotgun sequence contains these coding sequences:
- the LOC121979306 gene encoding uncharacterized protein LOC121979306, with protein sequence MIDLASSILFWHERLCSLSSKRLVVWMPMSGTVEGSSLNPNAPHSVLQQLLESVQTFLEHFHQCWQQEMAGKDLFETASVEALVMNLSTKSPKKGVRPGKYREKPVQCVRPKGTPRRIIHQPR encoded by the exons ATGATAGATCTCGCTTCTAGTATCTTATTCTGGCATGAAAGATTGTGTTCTTTATCAAG TAAGCGATTGGTGGTTTGGATGCCAATGAGTGGAACGGTAGAAGGGTCGTCTCTGAACCCAAATGCCCCACACTCTGTTCTGCAGCAGTTGCTGGAGTCAGTGCAGACATTTTTGGAACACTTCCATCAGTGTTGGCAACAAGAGATGGCTGGCAAAGACTTGTTTGAGACTGCCTCTGTGGAGGCTTTAGTCATGAACCTGAGCACCAAATCTCCGAAAAAAGGCGTGAGGCCGGGTAAATATCGTGAAAAGCCTGTCCAATGCGTAAGGCCAAAGGGTACCCCTCGCCGCATCATTCACCAGCCTCGCTAA
- the LOC121979305 gene encoding eukaryotic peptide chain release factor subunit 1-2-like — translation MEETDKNVQVWKVKKLIKALESARGNGTSMISLIMPPRDQVSRVTKMLGDEYGTASNIKSRVNRQSVLAAITSAQQRLKLYNKVPSNGLVLYTGTIVTEDGKEKKVTIDFEPFKPINASLYLCDNKFHTEALSELLQSDEKFGFIVMDGNGTLFGTLSGNTREVLHKFTVDLPKKHGRGGQSALRFARLRMEKRHNYVRKTAELSTQFFINPATSQLNVAGLILAGSADFKTELSQSDMFDQRLQAKILNVADVSYGGENGFNQAIELSAEILSNVKFIQEKKLIGKYFEEISQNTEKYCFGADDTLKALEMGAVETLIVWENLEINRYVLKHSSSGEIMVKHLRKDEETDQNNFLDSNTSAELEVQEKISLLEWFANEYKRFGCTLEFVTDRSQEGSQFCRGFGGIGGILRYQLDLSVFDEISDGEYEEDFE, via the coding sequence ATGGAGGAAACAGATAAGAACGTACAGGTCTGGAAGGTCAAGAAGTTAATCAAAGCTCTAGAATCAGCCAGAGGTAATGGCACTAGCATGATTTCTCTAATTATGCCACCTCGTGATCAAGTGTCTCGAGTCACTAAGATGTTGGGTGATGAATATGGAACTGCTTCGAATATCAAAAGCAGAGTCAATCGACAATCTGTATTAGCTGCTATTACTTCTGCTCAGCAAAGACTCAAGCTTTACAACAAGGTTCCTTCAAATGGACTAGTTTTGTACACGGGAACCATAGTTACTGAGGATgggaaagaaaagaaagtcaCAATTGATTTCGAGCCATTTAAACCTATCAATGCATCTCTTTATCTCTGTGATAACAAGTTTCATACTGAGGCATTGAGTGAACTTTTACAATCTGATGAGAAGTTCGGTTTCATTGTTATGGATGGAAATGGTACACTGTTTGGCACTTTAAGTGGAAACACGCGCGAGGTGCTTCATAAGTTCACTGTTGACCTTCCAAAAAAGCATGGACGAGGAGGGCAATCAGCACTGCGGTTTGCTCGACTTAGGATGGAGAAGCGCCATAATTATGTCCGCAAGACTGCAGAGCTGTCAACACAGTTCTTTATCAATCCTGCCACTAGTCAGCTAAATGTTGCTGGATTAATTTTGGCTGGATCTGCTGATTTTAAGACAGAGTTGAGCCAATCTGACATGTTTGATCAACGATTGCAGGCTAAAATTCTCAATGTGGCGGATGTGTCATATGGAGGTGAGAATGGTTTTAACCAAGCCATCGAGCTATCTGCTGAGATTCTATCAAATGTGAAGTTCATACAGGAAAAGAAATTGATAGGTAAATATTTTGAGGAAATAAGTCAAAACACAGAAAAGTATTGCTTTGGTGCGGACGACACCTTGAAAGCCCTGGAAATGGGTGCTGTTGAGACACTAATCGTGTGGGAAAATTTGGAAATAAATAGATATGTTCTCAAGCACAGTTCTAGTGGAGAGATCATGGTCAAACATCTTAGAAAGGACGAAGAGACGGATCAAAATAACTTTCTAGATTCCAACACATCTGCTGAGTTGGAAGTGCAGGAGAAAATTTCACTTCTGGAGTGGTTTGCCAACGAGTACAAGCGTTTTGGATGCACGCTTGAATTCGTCACTGACAGGTCTCAAGAGGGATCCCAGTTTTGCCGAGGCTTTGGTGGTATTGGCGGAATTCTTCGCTATCAGCTTGACTTGAGTGTTTTTGATGAGATATCTGATGgagaatatgaagaagattttgAATAG